A genomic region of Tsukamurella pulmonis contains the following coding sequences:
- a CDS encoding fatty-acid--AMP ligase, giving the protein MSADSRSEELIPVALERRSRTQADEPAFTFVDYDVDPDGFFETLTWSELYQRVQVVAAELLRHGVAGDRVAILAPQSMDYIVGFLGALEAGFIAVPLSVPLFGAHDERASKVLENCEPVAVFTTTTAIDAVLPSVNAVAGRAITVIELDALDYDSPAGAYRTEHSGARPALLQYTSGSTGTPSGVMVTHRNVALNIDQIVVDQFADLGGQPTEETTLVSWLPFFHDLGLMLGIMAPVGTGRHAVVTSPVSFLQKPSRWIRLLAMYSGAHSAAPNFAFDLAARRTRDEDLEGLSLERVHGIMNAAERVQPATVRRFNERFAQFGLREGVQLPAYGLAEATLYVSSLEPGRELPIVAFDLEKLAAGYALRVEAAVDGDDASVQVGLGSPRSTVFRVVDPETCIESPEGRVGEIWAHGENIAAGYWRDPVRTEKVFHGRLTEPSEGTPEGPWMRTGDLGVMFEGDLFIVGRIKDLIIIDGRNHYPDDIEATVSAHTGARTAALAIAGEGTEGLVVVAELRRLPADPAEVADLVRDVRSRVTTAIAQKHALRVVDVALVPQGAIPITTSGKTRRQETANLYRSGSLQRLGEAQ; this is encoded by the coding sequence GTGTCAGCAGATTCCCGGTCGGAAGAGTTGATTCCCGTTGCACTGGAGCGGCGGTCGAGGACCCAGGCGGACGAGCCGGCGTTCACCTTCGTCGACTACGACGTCGATCCGGACGGCTTCTTCGAGACCCTGACCTGGTCGGAGCTCTACCAGCGCGTGCAGGTCGTCGCGGCCGAGCTGTTGCGTCACGGCGTCGCGGGCGATCGCGTCGCCATCCTCGCGCCGCAGTCGATGGACTACATCGTCGGCTTCCTCGGCGCACTGGAAGCAGGCTTCATCGCCGTCCCGCTGTCGGTGCCGCTGTTCGGCGCCCACGACGAGCGCGCGTCGAAGGTGTTGGAGAACTGCGAGCCGGTGGCGGTCTTCACCACCACCACGGCGATCGACGCGGTACTGCCGTCGGTGAACGCGGTAGCGGGCCGGGCGATCACGGTGATCGAGCTCGATGCGCTCGACTACGACAGCCCCGCCGGCGCGTACCGCACCGAGCACTCGGGCGCGCGCCCGGCACTGCTGCAGTACACGTCGGGCTCGACCGGCACGCCCTCCGGTGTCATGGTCACCCACCGGAACGTGGCGCTCAACATCGACCAGATCGTGGTCGATCAGTTCGCCGACCTCGGCGGACAGCCCACCGAGGAGACGACGCTCGTCTCCTGGCTGCCGTTCTTCCACGACCTCGGACTCATGCTCGGGATCATGGCGCCGGTCGGTACCGGCCGGCATGCCGTGGTCACGAGCCCGGTGTCCTTCCTGCAGAAGCCCTCCCGGTGGATCCGCCTGCTGGCGATGTACTCGGGTGCGCACTCCGCGGCCCCCAACTTCGCGTTCGACCTGGCTGCGCGGCGCACTCGCGACGAGGATCTCGAAGGCCTCTCCCTCGAACGGGTGCACGGGATCATGAACGCCGCCGAGCGGGTCCAGCCCGCCACCGTGCGGCGCTTCAACGAGCGGTTCGCGCAGTTCGGGCTGCGGGAGGGGGTGCAGTTGCCCGCCTACGGCCTCGCCGAGGCCACGCTGTACGTCTCGTCGCTCGAGCCCGGGCGCGAACTGCCCATCGTGGCCTTCGATCTCGAGAAGCTCGCCGCGGGGTACGCGCTGCGGGTCGAGGCGGCGGTGGACGGCGACGACGCCTCCGTCCAGGTGGGCCTCGGCTCGCCGCGCAGCACCGTGTTCCGTGTCGTCGACCCCGAGACCTGCATCGAGAGCCCTGAGGGCCGGGTCGGTGAGATCTGGGCGCACGGCGAGAACATCGCCGCGGGCTACTGGCGCGATCCGGTGCGCACCGAGAAGGTCTTCCACGGACGCCTCACCGAACCCTCCGAGGGCACACCGGAGGGGCCGTGGATGCGCACGGGCGACCTCGGCGTGATGTTCGAGGGAGATCTGTTCATCGTCGGGCGGATCAAGGACCTCATCATCATCGACGGGCGCAACCACTACCCGGACGACATCGAGGCCACCGTGAGCGCACACACGGGTGCGCGCACCGCCGCCCTCGCCATCGCGGGCGAGGGCACCGAGGGACTGGTCGTCGTCGCCGAGTTGCGCCGCCTGCCCGCCGATCCCGCCGAGGTCGCGGACCTGGTGCGCGATGTGCGCAGCCGGGTCACCACCGCCATCGCGCAGAAGCACGCGCTGCGCGTGGTCGATGTCGCGCTGGTCCCGCAGGGGGCGATCCCGATCACCACGAGTGGCAAGACCCGTCGCCAGGAGACCGCCAACCTGTACCGCTCGGGCTCGCTGCAGAGGCTCGGCGAGGCGCAATGA